One genomic region from Balaenoptera acutorostrata chromosome 1, mBalAcu1.1, whole genome shotgun sequence encodes:
- the LOC103012060 gene encoding reactive oxygen species modulator 1-like — protein sequence MLVALSPYAQFQPSCFHLVKMGFVMGYTTGMAAGALFSIFSCLRIGIRGRGLMGGVRKTMMQSGGTFGTFMAIGMDI from the coding sequence ATGCTGGTGGCCTTGAGTCCCTACGCACAGTTCCAGCCAAGCTGCTTCCACCTCGTGAAGATGGGTTTTGTGATGGGTTACACCACGGGCATGGCGGCGGGGGCGCTCTTCAGCATCTTTTCCTGTCTCAGGATAGGAATACGGGGTCGGGGTTTGATGGGCGGTGTCAGGAAAACCATGATGCAGAGCGGTGGCACCTTTGGCACATTCATGGCCATTGGGATGGACATCTGA